The following proteins are encoded in a genomic region of Thiomonas sp. X19:
- a CDS encoding sodium:solute symporter, translating into MNIALILIALMTALALWLGIRARSGHTMHLEQWTVAGRGFGPVFVFLLLAGEIYTTFTFLGASGFAYGLGGPAFYIIAYGSLAYVLSYYVMPPVWRYAREHKLISQPDYFRTRYASPALGVLVALVGIVALIPYLVLQFKGLGIIVHAASYGSIDNALAIWIGAAVVTIYVMVSGVRGSAWISVVKDIGILAVVIFLGVFLPTHYFGGIEAMFHAIDVAKPGFLALPAHGQSVSWFVSTVGLSALGFFMWPHSFAATYTARSERTLRKNAVVLPLYQLVLLFVYFVGFAALLKVPGLKGPDIDLALFHIATATFSPAVVGIIGAIGVLTALVPGSLIMMNAATLLAHNLYRLAHKGCDDAQVTRMAKGLVPVVALVAVGFTLHGGSTIVALLLMGYSFVTQLFPSLLLSLSSRNRVTAPGAFAGIAVGVATVALFSLEHLSLGKLVPALPPAVADLNVGIVALVLNIVVMLVVSAWTRKQLPLQAGAQLAG; encoded by the coding sequence AGCGGCCACACCATGCACCTGGAGCAGTGGACGGTGGCCGGGCGCGGCTTCGGCCCGGTGTTCGTGTTCCTGCTGCTGGCCGGCGAGATCTACACCACCTTCACCTTCCTCGGCGCCTCGGGCTTCGCCTATGGCCTCGGGGGACCTGCGTTCTACATCATCGCTTACGGTTCGTTGGCTTATGTCCTGTCCTACTACGTCATGCCGCCGGTGTGGCGTTACGCGCGGGAGCACAAGCTCATCAGCCAGCCGGACTATTTCCGCACCCGCTATGCCAGTCCGGCGCTGGGGGTGCTGGTGGCGTTGGTCGGGATCGTCGCCCTCATTCCCTATCTGGTGCTGCAGTTCAAGGGGCTGGGCATCATCGTGCACGCGGCGAGCTACGGCAGCATCGACAACGCGCTGGCGATCTGGATCGGCGCTGCCGTGGTCACCATCTATGTGATGGTCTCCGGTGTGCGCGGCTCGGCCTGGATCTCGGTGGTCAAGGACATCGGCATCCTTGCCGTGGTCATCTTCCTCGGGGTGTTCCTGCCGACCCACTATTTCGGCGGCATCGAGGCCATGTTCCATGCCATCGACGTCGCCAAGCCCGGCTTCCTGGCGCTGCCGGCGCATGGGCAAAGCGTGTCATGGTTCGTCTCCACCGTGGGCCTGAGCGCTTTGGGTTTTTTCATGTGGCCGCATTCCTTCGCCGCCACCTACACCGCGCGCAGCGAGCGCACCCTGCGCAAGAACGCGGTGGTGCTGCCGCTCTACCAACTGGTGCTGCTGTTCGTCTATTTCGTCGGCTTCGCCGCGCTGCTGAAGGTGCCGGGGCTTAAGGGGCCGGACATCGATCTGGCGCTGTTCCACATCGCCACCGCCACGTTCTCGCCGGCCGTGGTGGGCATCATCGGCGCCATCGGCGTGCTCACCGCCCTGGTGCCCGGCTCGCTCATCATGATGAACGCCGCCACGCTGCTGGCGCACAACCTTTACCGGCTGGCGCACAAGGGCTGCGACGATGCGCAGGTGACCCGCATGGCCAAGGGCCTGGTGCCGGTGGTGGCGCTGGTGGCCGTGGGCTTCACCCTGCACGGCGGTTCCACCATCGTCGCCCTGCTGCTGATGGGCTACAGCTTCGTCACGCAGCTGTTCCCCTCGCTGCTGCTGAGTTTGTCGAGCCGCAACCGGGTGACGGCGCCGGGTGCCTTCGCCGGCATCGCCGTCGGCGTGGCCACGGTGGCGCTGTTCAGCCTGGAGCACCTGTCGCTCGGCAAGCTGGTTCCCGCGCTGCCGCCAGCCGTGGCCGACTTGAACGTGGGCATCGTCGCCCTGGTGCTGAACATCGTGGTCATGCTCGTGGTCAGCGCATGGACGCGCAAGCAGCTGCCTTTGCAAGCTGGCGCGCAACTGGCTGGTTGA